In the genome of Xyrauchen texanus isolate HMW12.3.18 chromosome 33, RBS_HiC_50CHRs, whole genome shotgun sequence, one region contains:
- the LOC127626843 gene encoding sphingomyelin synthase-related protein 1-like isoform X1: MAGNDGQLSVRHWTPKHVGRWLREEGFCDYVDLLCNKHRLDGTSLLSLSEYDLRSPPLELKVLGDIKRLMVSLRKLQKQNADVLEELGLSYDGHSPQNSTGGVDWMCNGESVRDCDGELDTLGGDQYHQYNNGKYKQQPRRLDPEYWKTIMSSVYVVFVFGFTSFVMVIVHERVPDMRTYPPLPDIFLDSVPRIPWAFAMAEACGVILCSIWLLVLLLHKHRSILLRRLCSLMGTVFMLRCVTMFVTSLSVPGQHLQCTGKIYGDMWAKLQRAVAIWSGFGMTLTGVHTCGDYMFSGHTVVITMLNFFVTEYTPRSWNFIHTLSWVLNLFGIFFILAAHEHYSIDVFIAFYITTRLFLYYHTLANTRAYQQSRRARIWFPMFSFFECNVKGPVPNEYCWPFTRPTLLKRLIG, translated from the exons ATGGCAGGTAACGACGGGCAGCTCAGCGTGAGACACTGGACTCCGAAGCATGTGGGCCGCTGGCTGCGTGAGGAGGGTTTCTGTGATTACGTGGACCTGCTGTGTAACAAACATCGTCTGGACGGAACCAGTCTGCTGTCGCTGAGCGAGTACGACCTGCGTTCTCCTCCGCTGGAGCTCAAGGTGCTGGGAGACATCAAACGGCTCATGGTTTCTCTCAGGAAGCTCCAGAAGCAGAACGCTGATGTGTTAGAGGAGCTCGGACTGTCCTACGATGGACACTCACCTCAGAACAGCACAG GTGGAGTGGATTGGATGTGTAATGGCGAGTCTGTGCGTGACTGTGACGGTGAACTGGACACTCTGGGTGGTGACCAGTATCACCAGTACAACAACGGTAAATACAAGCAGCAGCCGCGGAGACTGGACCCGGAGTACTGGAAAACCATCATGAGCTCTGTCTACGTGGTCTTCGTCTTTGGCTTCACATCATTCGTCATGGTGATCGTACACGAGCGAGTGCCAGACATGAGGACGTACCCTCCACTACCAGACATCTTCCTGGACAG TGTACCCAGAATCCCGTGGGCTTTTGCGATGGCGGAGGCGTGTGGCGTTATATTGTGCTCTATTTGGCTGCTAGTGCTGCTGCTTCATAAACACAg GTCGATACTGTTGAGGCGTTTGTGTAGTCTCATGGGGACGGTTTTCATGCTGCGGTGCGTCACTATGTTTGTGACGTCTCTTTCTGTACCTGGTCAACACCTGCAGTGCACAGGGAAG ataTACGGTGATATGTGGGCGAAGCTTCAGCGTGCTGTGGCCATATGGAGCGGGTTTGGAATGACCCTCACTGGAGTCCATACATGTGGAGATTACATGTTCAGTGGACACACTGTCGTTATCACCATGCTCAATTTCTTCGTTACAGAAT ACACGCCGCGCAGCTGGAACTTCATCCACACGCTCTCGTGGGTTCTCAATCTGTTCGGGATCTTCTTCATCCTGGCCGCTCACGAGCATTACTCCATCGACGTCTTCATCGCCTTCTACATCACCACCAGACTCTTCCTGTATTACCACACGCTGGCCAACACACGCGCGTACCAACAGAGCCGCCGCGCGCGAATCTGGTTCCCCATGTTCTCCTTCTTTGAGTGTAACGTTAAAGGACCCGTTCCGAACGAGTACTGCTGGCCGTTCACGCGACCCACCCTACTAAAACGACTTATTGGATAA
- the LOC127626843 gene encoding sphingomyelin synthase-related protein 1-like isoform X2: MAGNDGQLSVRHWTPKHVGRWLREEGFCDYVDLLCNKHRLDGTSLLSLSEYDLRSPPLELKVLGDIKRLMVSLRKLQKQNADVLEELGLSYDGHSPQNSTGGVDWMCNGESVRDCDGELDTLGGDQYHQYNNGKYKQQPRRLDPEYWKTIMSSVYVVFVFGFTSFVMVIVHERVPDMRTYPPLPDIFLDSVPRIPWAFAMAEACGVILCSIWLLVLLLHKHRSILLRRLCSLMGTVFMLRCVTMFVTSLSVPGQHLQCTGKIYGDMWAKLQRAVAIWSGFGMTLTGVHTCGDYMFSGHTVVITMLNFFVTESVWVPEVFPPFHFFHRLVIKSSVKEL, translated from the exons ATGGCAGGTAACGACGGGCAGCTCAGCGTGAGACACTGGACTCCGAAGCATGTGGGCCGCTGGCTGCGTGAGGAGGGTTTCTGTGATTACGTGGACCTGCTGTGTAACAAACATCGTCTGGACGGAACCAGTCTGCTGTCGCTGAGCGAGTACGACCTGCGTTCTCCTCCGCTGGAGCTCAAGGTGCTGGGAGACATCAAACGGCTCATGGTTTCTCTCAGGAAGCTCCAGAAGCAGAACGCTGATGTGTTAGAGGAGCTCGGACTGTCCTACGATGGACACTCACCTCAGAACAGCACAG GTGGAGTGGATTGGATGTGTAATGGCGAGTCTGTGCGTGACTGTGACGGTGAACTGGACACTCTGGGTGGTGACCAGTATCACCAGTACAACAACGGTAAATACAAGCAGCAGCCGCGGAGACTGGACCCGGAGTACTGGAAAACCATCATGAGCTCTGTCTACGTGGTCTTCGTCTTTGGCTTCACATCATTCGTCATGGTGATCGTACACGAGCGAGTGCCAGACATGAGGACGTACCCTCCACTACCAGACATCTTCCTGGACAG TGTACCCAGAATCCCGTGGGCTTTTGCGATGGCGGAGGCGTGTGGCGTTATATTGTGCTCTATTTGGCTGCTAGTGCTGCTGCTTCATAAACACAg GTCGATACTGTTGAGGCGTTTGTGTAGTCTCATGGGGACGGTTTTCATGCTGCGGTGCGTCACTATGTTTGTGACGTCTCTTTCTGTACCTGGTCAACACCTGCAGTGCACAGGGAAG ataTACGGTGATATGTGGGCGAAGCTTCAGCGTGCTGTGGCCATATGGAGCGGGTTTGGAATGACCCTCACTGGAGTCCATACATGTGGAGATTACATGTTCAGTGGACACACTGTCGTTATCACCATGCTCAATTTCTTCGTTACAGAAT ccgtctgggttccggaagtatttcccccatttcatttcttccatagacttgtAATAAAATCCTCCGTAAAAGAgttgtga
- the LOC127626777 gene encoding voltage-dependent anion-selective channel protein 2-like: MVTPPAYEDLGKAAKDVFNKGYGFGMVKIDIKTKSANGVEFRTCGSSNMDTNKVGGNLETKYKWAEYGLTFTEKWNTDNTLGTEITVEDQLTKGMKTTFDTTFSPNSGKKSGKVKTAYKREYLNVGCDVDFDFAGPAIHGAAVVGYEGWLAGYQMTFDSAKSKMTRSNFAIGYTTEDFQLHTNVNDGTEFGGSIHQKVNDNLETAVNLAWTTGNNSTRFGIAAKYMLDSNTSISAKVNNSSLVGVGYTQTLRPGAKLTLSALVDGKSINNGGHKLGLGLELEA; this comes from the exons ATGGTTACTCCTCCAGCATATGAAGACCTTGGAAAGGCTGCAAAGGATGTTTTCAATAAGGGCTATG gTTTTGGAATGGTGAAAATCGACATCAAAACCAAGTCTGCAAATGGAGTG GAGTTCAGGACATGTGGCTCATCGAACATGGACACAAACAAGGTCGGTGGGAACCTGGAGACCAAGTACAAGTGGGCCGAATACGGACTAACCTTCACTGAGAAGTGGAACACAGACAACACGCTCGGGACGGAGATCACTGTGGAAGACCAG CTGACTAAAGGAATGAAGACGACCTTTGACACAACCTTCTCGCCAAACTCTGG AAAGAAGAGTGGCAAGGTGAAGACGGCCTATAAGCGTGAATATCTAAACGTGGGCTGTGATGTGGATTTTGACTTTGCCGGTCCTGCGATTCACGGAGCCGCTGTGGTGGGATACGAGGGCTGGCTCGCCGGCTACCAGATGACCTTTGACTCGGCCAAGTCTAAAATGACCCGCAGCAACTTTGCAATCGGATACACAACCGAAGATTTCCAACTGCACACCAATGT AAATGATGGCACAGAGTTTGGCGGCTCTATTCATCAGAAAGTGAATGATAATTTGGAGACAGCAGTGAATCTGGCCTGGACCACCGGCAATAACAGTACACGCTTCGGCATCGCCGCCAAATACATGCTGGACTCGAACACGTCTATTAGT GCTAAAGTGAATAATTCCAGCCTGGTTGGAGTTGGCTACACTCAGACATTAAGACCCG gaGCGAAGCTGACTCTATCGGCTCTGGTGGATGGAAAGAGCATCAACAATGGAGGACATAAACTGGGTCTGGGACTCGAGCTGGAGGCGTAA